The Choloepus didactylus isolate mChoDid1 chromosome 24, mChoDid1.pri, whole genome shotgun sequence DNA window GGTGGCGTCTCCCAGCTCTCAACCCCACGGGGAGGAGGGCTTGGAAGGCGCGTGGGGCGGCGTGCGCGCAGCTAAGCGGGCCAGCGCCGCGAGCCTCGTCCCCACTGCTCCGCGCCCTGCACCCTGGGGGCCGGACGCGCGCCCCTGGTCGCACcgtttcctcctcctcctcctcctcctcctccacctccttcccGGCCGCCGCGGGGCCGGGCCCGGTGCTTTGATGGAGGTGCAAACATTTTGGGGAGGGCGTGGGTGTAGGGGTTGGGGCCTGGGAGAGGAGGGCCTGGGGCCGCGGATTTACATGAAACAGCCGCGCGGGAGCCCATTGTTGGCTCCCGGCCTCCCAGGCCCGCCCGGCGGGGTCTGATATGGCCGCACGCGGCCAATGGGCAGCTGCGCCCCGCACTTCAAAGGGCGCGCGTCCCAGTCGGCCTCGCCCCCTTCCGCCGACGCCCCGACGCTATTTATGGGGAGGGGGATCTAGTTTTTCTCCCCACAGGCTACTGTAGTCGCGCCTTGGGGGAGTTCAAGTGGAACCACCTTAACTCCCctacccctctccccctccccctccccccccaaatcTCCTTCCTCACCCTCCCGGGGTCTGTGCCCGGGACTTGGGGCCTTCGCCGTTCGTGGAAGTGGACGGTGGCTCTCGGATAGCGAGTTGGGGCTTTTGGGGGCGGCGGGCGGAAGGATGAGCTCCTCTGGCGCGGAGAGTTCGGGAAAGAGCCTGCAGTGCCGAGTGGACCATCTGCTGAGCGCCGTGGAGAGCGAGCTGCAGGCGGGCAGCGAGAAGGGGGACCCCACGGAGCGCGAGCTGCGCGTCGGCCTGGAGGAGAGCGAGCTGTGGCTGCGCTTCAAGGAGCTCACCAACGAGATGATCGTCACCAAGAACGGCCGGTGAGTGCGCACCGGTTAGTGGCCCTGCGCCCAGCCGGGCCCCGGGGACTCCCCGTGAGCGCGGGGCGCGCAGCTTACGCAGGTTGGGGAGCCTCGGGAAGGTCTGTCCTGTCGAGCACTTTCTCTCCTGGAGGAAGGCTTTTTGCTTAAGTCGGTGCCGGCTGGAAATAGCTCCTGGTTGTTTCTAAGAATTACTTTCCTGGGATTTTCTTCATGGATGGCTGGGGAGAGACTCGAATCTCCCCGAGACGCAGACCTCGGGGCGGGCTGGAGGACCTGCAGCTGCGGTCTCAGCCTCACGCTGGCACCTGGGTGGTGCGCTCCTTCGCCAGAACCTGGAGGCTACCTGGGCCCGGGACCTTTGGGAGTTCGGGGGGAAGGGAGGAACTTATGAGTCCATTTTCGGGAATTCTTCAGGAGCCTCTATTTTGACGCGCGGAAAGATCCCTCTGTCCCAAGCCTCCGGTCTAAGAGGCCCGTCCTCCTGCCTCGCCCCCTCCTTGCGCAGGAGGATGTTCCCGGTGCTGAAGGTGAACGTGTCCGGCTTGGACCCCAACGCTATGTATTCCTTCCTGCTGGACTTCGTGGCGGCCGACAACCACCGCTGGAAGTACGTGAACGGGGAGTGGGTGCCCGGGGGCAAGCCCGAGCCGCAGGCGCCCAGCTGCGTCTACATCCACCCCGACTCGCCCAACTTCGGGGCGCACTGGATGAAGGCGTCCGTCTCCTTCAGCAAAGTCAAACTCACCAACAAGCTCAACGGCGGGGGCCAGGTGGGTGCGCGGGGAGCGTGCGGAGGGGCCGGGAGGCGCGCGCGCGCAGAGAGTTGCGCGCGGGCTCCTGCGTCTTGGGCTGCGTGTGCGAGTCCTGGAAGGAAAGGAGCGGGGACATCGGCACTCGGAAAATCGCCGTAGACTTCCCTAATAAAGCCTTTGGTGGTGTTTGCGTCTTCAGCCTTTAAGGGTAACACCAGGGCCTTGGTGAATAGCGAGAGGGAGCTGCATCGTCATCTTTGAAAGCTCTGTAGGTCTCAAGCTCTGGTTCTTGGCGTTTGGGGAACTTCTGCGTTGTCTCCCTGAACTCTCCTAAGGCGAGAGAACGTAGCAGCCTTGATGGCAAATAGTTGCATTAAAGCCAAACGTGTGCCCACAGCATTTACTGCATGAAGTCTGAACAGACTGGTTGTGAACTAGTCCTTTCCTAAAGAATTTTATTTAGTGGCTGGGGATGGATTGTTACTGGAAGATTCTACGTCCCGTTGCAAACCAACCCAGGCTTTTAAAGACGTCTGTATGCGAGGTGGAAGTCTTGGTGCTCTTATTTTCCTAGTCGCAGGGGGTTGTGGCCGTGCATTCACTGTCACTtccctttctccaaaatagaaaaTACTGAGCATTCTGACAGTAAACCCACCGCCCTCAGTAATAGATACACTCCCTTGTGGTCAGGAGGAATTTCTGCATCTTGAATGTATTTTTCTTGTGAATGGCAGGGACAGATGGATGTTTTGTTGTCATAATGATAGGCCTTTTATTTTCACCACTCCTCTGTGTGTTCCCCGCAGATCATGTTGAACTCCTTACATAAATATGAACCCCGCATTCACATAGTGCGGGTTGGAGGGCCGCAGCGGATGATCACCAGCCATTGCTTTCCCGAGACCCAGTTCATAGCGGTGACAGCCTACCAGAACGAGGAGGTGAGGGGAAACGAGGAGCTctgaatgtgcatgtgtgtgcataacACTAGTGCACTTTAAACTCTTGTTGACTTCCTTTTCAAGTAATTTACCTTAATGGaagtgggggcagaggggagaacgTTTAAAATGAATGCAAACAATGATTCCTTTATGGGGAAATAAATGTTCTGGATTGAAGTGCCTCCAACCAGAAACATCTCCTAAATTCTCCACATGAAAAGATAGCCAAAATATTTAGACTAATTAGTTTGGATACTTAAATGTTAAAGTACAATGAGTGAATGAGAGCATCCTCATCTTACTTTGGAAATCTTCCTGAAAAGGAGTGGTGGGCAAAACTCACCTTCTGTTCAGTGTGAAGGTGAAAATACTAATTAGATACCTGTAAATCTGTAACTCTTACCCCAGAGTATAAATTTTGTGATTACCTGAAAAGTTGTCAGTGTTAACTACACACTTGAACAGGTACATCATTAGTTTTTAAGCAGACCCAGGTTACGTTTTgagcctttttaaaaaacttatgcACATAGAATGTTGTTAGTAGGTTAAATTTTTTGTGACTCCCACTTAAAATTggcatttaaaaacttttcataaaTGTGCTTTCTTTATGAAACACTGCAATTACTCAGTTATTTCCAGTCCAAATAGAAAGATGTATCTGAAAAGAAGTTTggttttatttaaatacataaagGGGGGGAGTACTTGTGTTTCTCGATTTCTTGGTGCCAAGTTAAGTCCTCTGGCTAATTAATGATCGGTATACTAGTGAAtgcaatttcttctctttcagattACAGctcttaaaattaaatacaatccATTTGCAAAAGCTTTCCTTGATGCAAAGGAAAGGTGAGAGAATTCTAGCTATATACTCTTTGAGCAAAGAGGTATGTGGAAAGTTGAAATGTTGCTGCAAAGACTATTctgaattctttgttttttttgacAATTCAATACACTTTTTTTGACAGA harbors:
- the TBXT gene encoding T-box transcription factor T isoform X4, coding for MSSSGAESSGKSLQCRVDHLLSAVESELQAGSEKGDPTERELRVGLEESELWLRFKELTNEMIVTKNGRRMFPVLKVNVSGLDPNAMYSFLLDFVAADNHRWKYVNGEWVPGGKPEPQAPSCVYIHPDSPNFGAHWMKASVSFSKVKLTNKLNGGGQIMLNSLHKYEPRIHIVRVGGPQRMITSHCFPETQFIAVTAYQNEEITALKIKYNPFAKAFLDAKERSDHKDLPEESGDNQQAGYSQSYSDSSSACLSMLQSHDNWSSLGMPAHPSMLPMSHNPNPPTGSSQYPNLWPVSNGTITPGSQTPGMSNGLGTQFFRGSTAHYAPLTHTVPASSSSGSPLYEGGATATDIPDSQYDASAQARLIASWTPVSPPSM
- the TBXT gene encoding T-box transcription factor T isoform X2, producing MSSSGAESSGKSLQCRVDHLLSAVESELQAGSEKGDPTERELRVGLEESELWLRFKELTNEMIVTKNGRRMFPVLKVNVSGLDPNAMYSFLLDFVAADNHRWKYVNGEWVPGGKPEPQAPSCVYIHPDSPNFGAHWMKASVSFSKVKLTNKLNGGGQIMLNSLHKYEPRIHIVRVGGPQRMITSHCFPETQFIAVTAYQNEEITALKIKYNPFAKAFLDAKERSDHKDLPEESGDNQQAGYSQWGWLIPSTSPLCPPASPHPQFGGSLPLSSPHGCERYPALRSHRSTPYPSPYAHRNNSPTYSDSSSACLSMLQSHDNWSSLGMPAHPSMLPMSHNPNPPTGSSQYPNLWPVSNGTITPGSQTPGMSNGLGTQFFRGSTAHYAPLTHTVPASSSSGSPLYEGGATATDIPDSQYDASAQARLIASWTPVSPPSM
- the TBXT gene encoding T-box transcription factor T isoform X1, encoding MSSSGAESSGKSLQCRVDHLLSAVESELQAGSEKGDPTERELRVGLEESELWLRFKELTNEMIVTKNGRRMFPVLKVNVSGLDPNAMYSFLLDFVAADNHRWKYVNGEWVPGGKPEPQAPSCVYIHPDSPNFGAHWMKASVSFSKVKLTNKLNGGGQIMLNSLHKYEPRIHIVRVGGPQRMITSHCFPETQFIAVTAYQNEEITALKIKYNPFAKAFLDAKERSDHKDLPEESGDNQQAGYSQSGGWLIPSTSPLCPPASPHPQFGGSLPLSSPHGCERYPALRSHRSTPYPSPYAHRNNSPTYSDSSSACLSMLQSHDNWSSLGMPAHPSMLPMSHNPNPPTGSSQYPNLWPVSNGTITPGSQTPGMSNGLGTQFFRGSTAHYAPLTHTVPASSSSGSPLYEGGATATDIPDSQYDASAQARLIASWTPVSPPSM